In the genome of Primulina eburnea isolate SZY01 chromosome 13, ASM2296580v1, whole genome shotgun sequence, the window GAAATGCCTCGAGGTACTGTTCATCACAAAACTTAATAGTTGTGAGTTCCTGCTAAGTGTTAACGTCTGGTTTCCTATTTATACAATTTTACCAAGTTTGTCTTGGTTTCTGATGCTTTTTAGCTGTCAATAACTTTGGAGATGTCGGAGACCGTGAGCCAGCGCTTTGTGCATCCTTCTCGAAGGCATTCTCCTACTATTACCAAGGTGCTTAATAGTTTTTTCTAATGTCAAAAACTATTGTACTGTAAAAATGAGTTTGATAATTTTTGATTTATGAGTATCTGATGAGTCACAGATTTCTTACTCACGTTTGGTTCTGCAGGTTTATAGCGACCACCACGAGGTTGTGGCAGATTTAATACAAACAAGCTTTCTGTTTTCCATTCCTATGGATGGGGTCATGACCTTTTCGACCCGATATGTCTCTGTTCAATGGGCTCTTCGATTTGAATTCCTTACAACTCCAAAGAATGTGGACTGGGAAAGGTATAATGGTTTTGTGGTGGAAATTATTTTTATGGGATAACAATTGTTGTTTGCATCATGGCCATTCACCACCAGCATGTCAATATAGCATTAAGAAAAAATTGAGTTAATTTTCTTGGGATATGGTTGTTGGAGAcgaaataaagaaaatgaagcaTGCCAATATAGAGATGCATTATAATATGGCCAAGATAAAGAGTTGTTACAGTTAATCAATTAATGACGGGGAGAAACCTTTTCTGTGGTTGAATCGTATGTGCTTATTGATAAGTTGACATCTCTCTGATTTAGCCCATAATCTGCCTTTCATATACGTGTCTACCTCTGGATCCCTCATATCCATTGTGAATATAGATTTTCCAAAAGGTAGAGACGTatcttttccaaaaaaaaaaaaaaacaaacagacAGTGGTTTCTTGAGATCTAGAGTAATTACTTCTTACATAAATGATTATACCTCCACAAGTGATGGTTGTCTGTCCAGATGGATTTTTCGTACTTCAGGAGTACTTGCATATATCCCACTTCATTACTTTCAACATGTGTGATTTAGAGTTTCAAGTTTGTGAAGGAAACCTAAGTAAAGACGTTAAAACTCAACTCATCCCTGTTGCATGATACACTTCTAATTGGTCAACAATTTCTGACTGCTTAGTGTGTTCTTTGCTGTCAGATATGAGCATCCTCTTCTGATAGAGGGAAGGGACAAGTGTGAGTGGATTCTTCCTATTACTGTGCATGCACCTCCCTTAGGGGCTGCTGCGACTCAAACTAGGAACCAAAGGCCATTTTCCTCGGAAACCTTATGGGTTCGAACTTGAAGGTAAACTGGTGTTTCGATATTCAGAATTAGTTCGTATTGCTTTTGCTTGTAAATTTTCCACGCGAATACATTTCTTGTTTGATTCTAAAAATATGTGAACTGTGAGCAAAAATTCACCATCTCATCTGCTCTAGCTGTGAGGCAGTCATTTTCCTGCCACTACCATGAATTTCCAACAGTATACGGAAGTCCACAAACTAATCAAGTAGAAGTGCAGTTTCGGCTATTTAAAGGCAGCGGCAAACCCAGACCCAAAATTTTAGTTAAAGATGCTATCTTGTGTATTCTAGGCAGCAACACTTGAAATACACGTGaaataaagttttttttttcattggGGGAGTATGATTATCATGCCTGTCCATTTATTCAAAGCTTTGTGAATCAGGTTTTTGTTGCAAATGGTTGAAGGTGCAAGATACATCAATTTTCATCGAGAGAGCACCTGATTTTCTGTTGTGATGGGTAAATTTCTTAAAGATGGTGCTGTGAAATGCCGTAATTGTTTTATCACGCAATGTCCTCCGCGTGGATCTTTTTTCCTGTCATATTACCAGGTCTTAAGTCCCCGCACACCAGTTTTTCTACGTTGTTGTAAAACATAGAGGTTTTTCACCTTCCCTATAGCAGAAGGAAAGTCGGTGGTATATAATTCTTCCCATATTTTGTcttgcaaatattttggagtACGTAAGAGTCCAATCTATTATTTCAAGTACTCGTATTCTTCTTTTCTCGACTCATCTGAGATGTTGATTCCACTATTATATTTCTGGATGTGATTGATCACATCAAGAGATGAAATATACACGTATTAATTCGTGGTTCTGTGACTGTGAATTGTTcgagaaaacaaactttcatcATTTTGTGAAAAAATGCATATTATTATATGCCGTGTTAATGATGGCTAAAACGATCTTATTCACTTCAGGATCAGTAAAATTCACTTGTTTTTGTCGTTGCTTCAATTATTTTGTGCCAAATCTGGAAAATCATTAGCTTATATAATGTTATATAATTTGTAAAATTATTCAGTCGATTCTTGTCGGATGGGTTTGGCCGGTTGTTTCTTTGGTTTATCTTGTAGGCTGTAAGACGCGGTCGATTGTTTTCATAGTGGGAATTAGAAAAAAAGTTTAAGATTCTGCATCATTCCATATCCATTTAGTTTACCCAAACCCGTCTTGTACGGGTTGGGTGCATGTACGCTATCGAAATGTGTAAATAAACCAAGTAATACAGttgattttctttcaaaacgattTCAGCGAAAAGGCTTTCCGAAGTGAAGCATGTAATATGGTTAAAGCAGCATGTTGTAGTGTAGTTGTGCAAACATAATTGTAACGAGGCATCCAGTCAAGCCGTGAATGAAAAAATGCACAAATAAAATCGAGAAAGTATCCAAATTTTTTGCCGACAACTAAACAAACGCACAAATCAAACGGTTTAGTGGTATGGTTTTCTATAACAAAAGATGTATACATAAAGTGAACGAACAATGTGCCGCTTTTAATAATGATGTCAAAAAATCCAACTAAAGTCCTCCAAATGACCAAAAAAGAGAAACGAATACCAAAGAAGCTTTATGCCAAACTACACATGAACAATATCAGTCTTCCAAGATGAAGTGTAATTCCTAGTAAGTTCACCAATATTTCCGATTCGGAACAGCCTGTTCGATCCAAGAAATCATCCCTACTTTGTCCACGGTTTCATCATGAATTCAGTCCTCCTTGTCAGTAGTTCTACGCAGTTCCCTCGACTCCGGCTGCAAGGCAACACTTCTTGCATCATTAACCTGATCTCGAGTACCAACGGTAAGAGGCTCCTCTTTGGCCATTGATAGGAGCACCACTATCACCAGCACTAAACAAATCAGGATGAGGACAAAGGTGGCTCCGAGCTGTGACTTTAAGAAACCCATGAATGTTGGACCAGAAATCTGCTTTTGTATTACATTTCCTTCTCGGTATCCTTGGAGAAATCTTGAAATCTGGGTGCCCATATCGGTTTCGTGTATGCTATCAGAACCGATGACCTGTTTCTCGAACAAAAGATGCAATATCAAGAGCATGCATGAAACCATATAAAAACTGCGATAAAGTAGGTTCTGAAAATAGCAACCTCCTCATTATTtaaaagtaattaaatatcttgatGCTATCCAACCCAAACAGGCAAATTTGGTTTACGAGGCAGCAATCAACATCAAAAGAAACAAGATCTTCTCGATTGCTTACCATGCCAATGTTACTTGAAAAAAAAAGACTCTCACTTTATCCAGCTCAAATCAACTATTGATCAAAGACTTCATTCGGACGAATTTATACACCGTAACAATAAATTTTCAAGATTAGAAACGGTCGCTTACCGAATAATAGTCCTCATTCCCATCCCAAACAACCATCTTTGGCAGCTGAGTTTTCTTATAAACCTCAAATGATTCAACAAAATCTTCCCACTGCTTGACACCAACATAACCAAATATTAAGTCACGATTGGCAGAGGCAGCAGCCTTTAGCATTTTCATTAATTCCTTGGATTTTTCAGCTCCTTCATCCTCCAAGATTGTCAGAACAATTTTCCTTTTATCATCTTTTAGTGACTTTAATGTATCTTGATTCAGGGGCAGAACTAGAGGGAGCAAACTTTGTTTTATGTAATCTTCAAGGAATGTCTCTGTAATTCAGCATAAAATATTACTTTCAATTTGGTATATAATATCAAGTTTATAGTTGTTGGAATAAGTAGACATTTTCAGCATGTTAAAGAAATAcacaatttattaaaattaatagaAAACTAGGCTTAACAGAGTTTAACCACACCAAGATCCAACTTAGATATGTAAAGGCTGTACTCAGggtgattcagaagaaaaagtAAAAAGACGTGCAAAACAGGAAAATATTCTTGATGAGGGTGCATAAACAAACGGTATTTTCTAACAAATACCTGAGCTTTCACCGAGTTTGTTAAATGCTTAAAAATAATGCTATCCCCAGATCTATCTTAGATCTAGTGGCTTCACACCTTAAGATAGATCCTAGTGGCTTCACACCTTACCAAAATCATAGATGGTCAGGATAGATATACTCAACATCAAAAGGAGTTCAGAATCCAGGCACTATTGGACATAAGTCTTAACATATGACACGTTAATTATATGCATTGGATAGAATTTACCCACTCCCAAGCAAATGCAGTGCTCTTCCATATGATATTAGACACATATTTTCCTTCTACTTTTAACCATTGTCAGATCCAATGGCCAGTAAAGAGTTCAACTAACAGAAACCAAGCACATTTATAGAAACTAACTTCAGTGACTAAATTTAAATTGCCATTATGAAAATGAACTCTAGAAATCAATTACATGGCAATTGCAAACTTTTAACCTTTGACTTTGAAGGGACCAGATCCTCCCTATCAAGTCTTAGATGCTATGATTTGCCCTACACTTTATAAGCTAACATGAGACAAGCCACATAGTTTAACAAGATGAATAAGTTAATACATCTATTTTCactcaacataatatataataagaaaaaaataacCTTCAAATGGTCCATAAAAAATGCTTTGTTCATTGTGCGCCGGATGAGTTGCGATCAAAGCGGGCACCTTATCAAAATCATAGTTGGTCATGATATCCTCCGAGAAATATTTGGCAACTGAAAACCAGGCTTTCTTCTTATACTTAATTGCCAAATTAAATATCTGGGATTCATCTAAGCCAAATCCTATGAATATAGGAAAATCAGCCCCAGCTTCTTCAACAAATTCTTTAATAGCAGAATCTGACTTGAGAACAGCGACATCTGGGGCGACAAATTTCGACAGATGACGAACAAGTAAATCAGATTTCCTTGGTCCATAATATTCAGTAGGAACTCCATGCATGTATATCTTTAGAGTTGGATATCCACTGTATCAAAAAGAATAATTATTTTCAGCATCTTTGTTACTTGTTAGTAGTGAAAGATTTGGCCATAGGGCAGCTATCCAATttatatatcatatatcatataacgtaataaaaacaaaacaacagACACCAGAATCCCGGCAGTTAACAAATTATTGATCCAGAAGGCCATGGAAACCTACTCAACTTCATGCTTCGAAGCAAGCTTTCTGTATTTGTCAGCATCAACTTTTGCGACAATTATGGGTTTCTTCAACCCAGCTAGAACAGGGGCTGCTTTGTCCAACTGCAATGTAACATTCATAATTATAAGCCCAAGAACCCAGTACCGAGGACAGAAGCAACCTAAGAAAGAAGGAATAACCGATAGCAAGGGCACTTGAACATTCAATAAATTTACAAATCCTTTTACAATGAAGCAGATTCATAATCGCAAAATTCTCTATTTCATGGTGCCAGCAAAGGACCAAGTTTGATTTTTTCCGGggaaaaacaattaaaaaatattaaaaataatagagCGACATACAAAAAACTAATAAATGTCGATATATCACAATCAACACTGCACTTTGGTATCAATATTCGAAGTCAgaacaacaataaaaaaaaattgatcgaACCTCGGGGGCGAGGCGCTTGCAGTGACCACACCAAGGGGCATAGAAATCAACGAAAACATAATCGAAAGATGAGATCGCGGCGTCAAAATTGGAGTCATCCAGTTCCAACACTTTGCCATCTAACTTGAACCGATTCTCCGATTCACAATTGGACGAAGAAATTAATAAcaataatgaaaataataatattaacagTGACAAAAGAGAGCAGATCCTCCGAGGAGGAGAAGGAGGAGTCATCGGTTCGCGGGAGTGTTTGCGGGTTGCATACGATTGAACTGGGACTTTTTATAATTGGATTGGGATTAGGGATCGCAATTTTCCGAGTGGGTTTGGGTCCACATCTTGGGGAAGGCCCAAACTTGGACCactttgaggatttttcaaagttCCAAGTAAACCGGATCtgataattaatattaaaaaaaactcaaaTACTTAAATTGTATCTATAATCCAACTCGTTACATCATGATAATCACATCATTTCATCTATTTTGTTTATTAAAATCATGAATTACAAAATTTTATATTGTTAGGGTGTGTTtagttgagtggattaaataaagattgattaataatcaaatatttatcgttaaaattttaagttgttttaataatcattttgactcgatttaagatccaatttcatggataactatttgattaataaaattggatcttaaaccggatcAAAacgattattaaaacatcttaaaattctaatgataaatatttgactattaatctatccttatttaatccactcaaccaaacacactcttaaagtaatattaatatatatatatatatatatatatatatatatatatatatatatatatatatataaaactgaATTGTTGAATCAATATTTTTTAAGTAAATATGAACATTGTTTTGATAATTCAACCGATATTTAAAGTGGTTGACGGACGTGGATAATGATTTAATTCACGTAAGTCGGAGATGACGACGACAAATCTGACTCATTCCGTTACTTTTCTAGATTATTTGAAGTTATAATGAGAACTATAATAAAGATTTAATGTCCACGAAATACGGattaaaattttcaagcaaAAAA includes:
- the LOC140809473 gene encoding protein disulfide-isomerase 5-2-like, producing MTPPSPPRRICSLLSLLILLFSLLLLISSSNCESENRFKLDGKVLELDDSNFDAAISSFDYVFVDFYAPWCGHCKRLAPELDKAAPVLAGLKKPIIVAKVDADKYRKLASKHEVDGYPTLKIYMHGVPTEYYGPRKSDLLVRHLSKFVAPDVAVLKSDSAIKEFVEEAGADFPIFIGFGLDESQIFNLAIKYKKKAWFSVAKYFSEDIMTNYDFDKVPALIATHPAHNEQSIFYGPFEETFLEDYIKQSLLPLVLPLNQDTLKSLKDDKRKIVLTILEDEGAEKSKELMKMLKAAASANRDLIFGYVGVKQWEDFVESFEVYKKTQLPKMVVWDGNEDYYSVIGSDSIHETDMGTQISRFLQGYREGNVIQKQISGPTFMGFLKSQLGATFVLILICLVLVIVVLLSMAKEEPLTVGTRDQVNDARSVALQPESRELRRTTDKED